The following proteins come from a genomic window of Musa acuminata AAA Group cultivar baxijiao chromosome BXJ1-7, Cavendish_Baxijiao_AAA, whole genome shotgun sequence:
- the LOC135680120 gene encoding probable F-box protein At4g22030 — translation MATLQAQNLFFSSSSSSPSGHRKLRASLHVPANLRTKGVSLPKLNLGGLSLRQDDTATSITQPPRPTTASEDEHLVSKIHAILDAVADRAEIHAIIGAQRNDWNHLFTNSINAISLTASLMAGISSIPVGEAAPHLLAFKLSSVILFTAATGMMLITSKIQPSQLAEEQRNATRLWKQLGRSIETTLALRAPIQRDVHEVMEKVLALDKAYPLPLLPGMLEKFPEIVEPTRWWPKSQPKQSPQAGSNGWSHELEEEMRGILRVLKAKDEQQYITLGKLVLNMNKTLAISGPLLAGLAAIGSGLIGAPALGPMPAFLGVIGGVLATAVHTLEHGGQVGMVFELFRNCAGYYRRLQEEIESNLGETDVQKRENGELIEMKAALQLGRSLSDLKGLATYASHSCEDEDMKEFAGKLF, via the coding sequence TCCTGCCAATCTGAGAACCAAGGGCGTCTCTCTTCCGAAGCTAAATTTGGGAGGGCTGAGCCTGAGACAAGATGACACAGCCACCAGCATCACTCAACCTCCTCGGCCAACGACAGCTTCCGAGGACGAGCACTTGGTCTCCAAGATTCACGCGATTCTCGACGCCGTCGCCGATAGAGCGGAGATTCATGCCATCATCGGAGCTCAAAGGAACGACTGGAACCACCTCTTCACCAACTCCATCAACGCCATCTCTCTCACTGCCTCGCTGATGGCCGGCATCTCGTCCATCCCGGTGGGCGAAGCGGCACCGCACTTGCTGGCCTTCAAGCTGTCGTCCGTGATCTTGTTCACCGCGGCGACGGGGATGATGCTGATCACAAGCAAGATCCAGCCTTCTCAGCTGGCAGAAGAGCAAAGAAACGCGACCCGCTTGTGGAAGCAGCTCGGGAGATCGATCGAGACGACTCTCGCCCTCCGAGCCCCGATCCAGCGAGACGTCCACGAGGTCATGGAGAAGGTGCTCGCACTCGACAAGGCTTACCCGCTTCCCCTACTCCCGGGGATGCTCGAGAAGTTCCCCGAGATCGTGGAGCCTACTCGTTGGTGGCCTAAAAGTCAACCAAAGCAATCACCGCAGGCAGGAAGCAATGGTTGGAGCCACGAACTGGAAGAGGAGATGAGAGGGATCCTTAGAGTACTGAAAGCTAAAGATGAGCAGCAGTACATTACACTGGGGAAGTTGGTGCTCAACATGAACAAGACCTTAGCCATCTCAGGACCTCTTCTCGCCGGCCTGGCTGCAATAGGCTCCGGTTTGATAGGCGCACCGGCTCTCGGTCCGATGCCGGCATTTCTCGGTGTCATCGGAGGCGTGCTTGCCACCGCAGTGCACACCTTGGAGCACGGTGGACAGGTCGGGATGGTGTTCGAGCTGTTCCGCAACTGCGCTGGGTACTACCGGCGGTTGCAAGAGGAGATCGAATCCAACTTGGGGGAGACGGATGTGCAGAAGAGGGAGAACGGAGAGTTAATTGAGATGAAGGCGGCTTTGCAGCTTGGAAGAAGCCTTTCTGATCTCAAAGGCCTCGCGACGTATGCTTCCCATTCGTGTGAAGATGAAGACATGAAGGAGTTCGCCGGGAAGCTCTTTTGA